From Penaeus monodon isolate SGIC_2016 chromosome 6, NSTDA_Pmon_1, whole genome shotgun sequence, the proteins below share one genomic window:
- the LOC119573814 gene encoding shematrin-like protein 1 (The sequence of the model RefSeq protein was modified relative to this genomic sequence to represent the inferred CDS: added 18 bases not found in genome assembly), which translates to MKLLVLVLLAAAVVAEQKREAEPHYGYAGHYGYPYRAYAYGYGVPGGHVHVHAVAKREANPEAEPHYYGGYGYPYSHLYVPHAHSYVHTHGIGKREAEAEPEPHYGGYGYGLYRPYGFGLYRPFGYGLYRPFGYGYYG; encoded by the coding sequence GTTCTGTTGGCTGCCGCAGTGGTAGCAGAGCAGAAAAGGGAAGCTGAACCTCATTACGGATATGCTGGACATTACGGCTACCCTTATCGTGCTTATGCTTATGGCTATGGCGTCCCTGGAGGTCATGTGCATGTACACGCTGTAGCTAAACGTGAAGCCAATCCCGAAGCCGAACCACATTATTACGGAGGCTACGGTTACCCGTACAGTCACCTGTATGTCCCACACGCCCACTCCTACGTCCACACCCATGGCATCGGCAAGAGGGAGGCTGAAGCCGAACCAGAGCCTCACTACGGAGGTTATGGATATGGTCTTTACCGACCCTATGGTTTTGGTCTCTACCGCCCATTTGGCTACGGCCTTTACAGACCTTTTGGTTATGGATACTATGGGTGA